In the genome of Meles meles chromosome 16, mMelMel3.1 paternal haplotype, whole genome shotgun sequence, one region contains:
- the MC3R gene encoding melanocortin receptor 3, translating into MNASCCLLSAQPTLPNSSEQLAAPSLSNQSSSGFCEQVFIKPEVFLVLGIVSLLENILVILAVVRNGNLHSPMYFFLCSLAVADMLVSVSNALETVMIAIVNSNYLDFEDRFIQHMDNVFDSLICISLVASICNLLAIAVDRYVTIFYALRYHSIMTVRKALAWIAAIWACCGVCGVVFIVYSESKMVIVCLITMFLTMLLLMGTLYVHMFLFARLHAQRIAALPPADGAAPQQHSCMKGAVTITILLGVFVFCWAPFFLHLILIITCPTNPYCVCYAAHFNTYLVLIMCNSVIDPLIYAFRSLELRNTFREILCSCDTVNLG; encoded by the coding sequence ATGAACGCTTCGTGCTGCCTGCTGTCTGCTCAGCCAACCCTGCCCAACAGCTCAGAGCAGCTCGCCGCCCCCTCCCTCAGCAACCAGAGCAGCAGCGGGTTCTGCGAGCAGGTCTTCATCAAGCCCGAAGTCTTTCTGGTGCTGGGCATCGTCAGCCTGCTGGAGAACATCCTGGTCATCCTGGCCGTGGTCAGGAACGGCAACCTGCACtcgcccatgtacttcttcctctgcaGCCTGGCGGTGGCCGACATGCTGGTGAGCGTGTCCAACGCCCTGGAGACCGTCATGATCGCCATCGTCAACAGCAACTACCTGGACTTCGAGGACCGCTTCATCCAGCACATGGACAACGTCTTCGACTCCCTGATCTGCATCTCCCTGGTGGCCTCCATCTGCAACCTGCTGGCCATCGCCGTGGACCGGTACGTCACCATCTTCTACGCGCTGCGCTACCACAGCATCATGACGGTGCGGAAGGCGCTCGCCTGGATCGCGGCCATCTGGGCGTGCTGCGGCGTCTGCGGCGTGGTGTTCATCGTCTACTCCGAGAGCAAGATGGTCATCGTGTGCCTCATCACCATGTTCCTCACCATGCTGCTCCTCATGGGCACGCTCTACGTGCACATGTTCCTGTTCGCCCGGCTGCACGCCCAGCGCATCGCGGCGCTGCCCCCGGCCGACGGGGCGGCCCCACAGCAGCACTCGTGCATGAAGGGGGCCGTCACCATCACTATCCTGCTGGGGGTGTTCGTCTTCTGCTGGGCCCCCTTCTTCCTCCACCTCATCCTCATCATTACCTGCCCCACCAACCCCTACTGCGTCTGCTACGCCGCGCACTTCAACACCTACCTGGTCCTCATCATGTGCAACTCGGTCATCGACCCGCTCATCTACGCCTTCCGGAGCCTGGAGCTGCGGAACACGTTCCGGGAGATCCTCTGCAGCTGCGACACTGTGAACCTGGGCTAG